In Mycetocola spongiae, the genomic stretch TTGAGCCGGGGATTCTTTTTGTTAATCACAAAAACCCGGCCGCGGCGGCGCACCACCTGCGATCCGGGCTGGTTCTTGAGGCTCTTGAGCGAGTTGCGGACCTTCATGGACAATTCCCTTCGGTTGTTAACGATAACGGTTCTCATTAATGTAGCCTAGGAAACGACGCACGGGAAACCGTCCCGCTGCGCACCGGCACGAAGGGCAGGGGAGGCATGAAGCCCCGCATCGATGTGAGTCTTATTTTTGGAGTCTGCGGACCCGAACGCTCCCGGATCGCCGGGGAGCTGGCCCGGCGCGACGCCGCACTCCTGATCGCCGTGAGCCCCGCGGGGCCCGCATCCGAGGCGCTCGAGGAGTGCCTGCAATACCTCGCGCTGCTGGAGGACGGCGCGCGAGTGGTCCTCGATTGCCGAGGCGACGCCCAGCCCACCGAGATGCTGGGCCTGCTCCTCGCCGAGGAAAACCTGCCGGGCCTCGACCTGGCCATCGCGGGCCCCATCGCGGTGGTGGACGCCCCGCATTTTATGTCCGATCTCCTGGACGACGGATATGTTGAGGCGCTGGATAACCTCGAGGCCCGGCTCGGCCCTCTTGATCCCGCGGCGGCCGAACCGGCCGAGGGGCGGCGCTTCCTGGCCCACGCCGTGGTGGCGGCGGAACAGGTCGAATTTGCCCGGCACATCATCGTGACCAATACGCGGGCGCTTGGCCCCGGCGAGCTCACCCCGTTCCTGTCCCTCCTTGCGCACCTGAGCCCCAGCGCCCGGATCGGCGTGGCCGGGGCGGGGGCCGTCCCGTCCGGGCGGAGCGACCGCGTGGATTCCCCGGCGCGCGATACCCCGGGCTGGGTGCGCATCCTCAACCGCGAATTTGATCCGCTCCCGCGCAGCCCCCGCATCGGCTATCTGCGTTATGAGCAGCTGCGTCCCCTGCATCCGGGCCGCCTGCTGC encodes the following:
- the ykgO gene encoding type B 50S ribosomal protein L36, with product MKVRNSLKSLKNQPGSQVVRRRGRVFVINKKNPRLKARQG
- a CDS encoding GTP-binding protein — protein: MKPRIDVSLIFGVCGPERSRIAGELARRDAALLIAVSPAGPASEALEECLQYLALLEDGARVVLDCRGDAQPTEMLGLLLAEENLPGLDLAIAGPIAVVDAPHFMSDLLDDGYVEALDNLEARLGPLDPAAAEPAEGRRFLAHAVVAAEQVEFARHIIVTNTRALGPGELTPFLSLLAHLSPSARIGVAGAGAVPSGRSDRVDSPARDTPGWVRILNREFDPLPRSPRIGYLRYEQLRPLHPGRLLRLLNTRVERREFGVLLRSAGFCRFATRPGVLARWNHVGHMISFEPLEPEESEPLGVFGQEIAFIGEELDTEGLRRALDDCALSDAEFAAGVGLWTKLPDPLPRWFGAAQFGS